CTACTTATTAATAAGTAGTTTGCTTTTCAAGAACTTGCAAGTGTATACAGTATTTGGTTGTAATTAAACAGTTTTGTcaaatcttgttttatttttttgtcctgtgtTACCTCTTCAAAGTAAATATCTGAGTATTTTAGTTTATGTAacataaattgtttttttatatccACTTTAATGAACTTCCTGTTTTGTCACTTACGGAGTGAATTTGCCTGAATTCTCCAGCAGAGGACGCACTGGTTtagtaaattaaatatgttgcatgaaaaatgacttgacaaaaacaatcatggttttttttttacaagcagAAAATTTTTATTTGCCCCCAAAAAATCGTATAAAAgtttcaaatgttttcacattgattacttaaaaaaaaaaaaaaaagacattactACGTTTTTCTGTAGCTAAAAACCCTTGGTCCACATTTCTACATAAAATCAGTAGTTTCAAGTTCTGTAATGACACAATATCAATGAGAGGTGAAAATATATTCCCTATTAATCAAATAACcatgaaaaggaaaaataaaataaaaatcttaaaATCTTATCGATTGGTTGACATCATTTATAatcattattgaaaaaaaatatcaatattccCCTCATGCAAGGCTATGATatcattttaatttctttatcctgattagagctgggcaatatatcgtgattcaatatatatcgagttttctattttggcgatatagaaaatgacaatatcgtctatatttaatattattcatagagtacagtcagtgtcctttttaaaataaaattttatatTTCTGAGAATTATATTTTctagtttattttgtattaaaatactcgttttaggagtcgctgcgttctctacttctcagaacatgtaaAGCACAGTTGGATGATCACTGAAtgcattctaacccagaccttcatctaaacacactacagaactcactcacacgtgctgtcctttagaggcgaaaaagccaaaagtggaacatattgtggagctgtttgtaaatgtgtctgtgaggcattttgcatcagcaaatttaacccagaattgtctctctggtaagactttattgagctagaaatatcaagatttatattgtatatcgctgtttttgagaaaaacatatggagatatgaattttggcccatatcgcccagccctaatcctGTTAATAAGAAATTGATTAGTTAGTGATCCCAGCTTTAAATAGAAGAACTATTCTTTtgaaagaaatatatattatgCAACACTTACACTTTGCACAATGGCAAATTCTTTGgaaatagaatttttttaaaacacacatttctaaaaatattCCTTGTCATTATAATAATGCACTTCACAGTGCTTTGAATTATTGCATTTAACAGTTGCAAATATCACATAATAATGTCCATTTCTCTATATCTCTGAGGCTTTTTGTTTCTCTAAAACATTCGACTAGTCTTGGAGGTGCACATCTGGATCTTGTAGGGACCAGGGCTCCAGGCTCTGAACACCTCCTGCAGTATCCGAGCGTCCTCCACTGCATTATGGGCGTTGAAGGTCTTCTTCAGGTAGTGCTGTGCCAGATATTTAAGGGAGTAACTTGGCAAGTAGGAGCAGAGCCTCTTGCTCAGAGGGAATGTATCAACAAACCCTTCCACCACCTTCTGGAACCTAACGTAGAGCGAGTGGTGCCTCAGCACTCTGGTGAGGACGGGGGCATCAAAGCGCATGGCGCTGTGGGCCACCAGCAGCACGGGGCACTGGAACGAGTAGAGGAAATCAATGAAAGCTTCGAGAGCTGTCAGCAGAGGAGTGGTGGAGATGAGTTTCCCATTGAGGAACAGTTGGTTTTCCTTGACAGTGAAGCCGGTGACGCTAGCAGCACTTTCAGACAGAGCCTTAGAGGGCAGGCAGTAGCAGTTGAACGCCTTTTCTCCACAGATGGCTGATATCTGGATGATGTCACATGATGTGGTGTCTAAACGTGGATTtaaaggagagaagaagaacattGAAATGATCATTGattacagctttagtcaaattaaatacaagaagttttaaaggtccagtattacgctatttttcatccatctgcATTTGTTCTAGAGGTGCGTCCACACTGAACACGACTGAAGCTACTGAGGTGATCAGATTActttcaaatcaatgtaaacaaCGCACCC
This genomic window from Gouania willdenowi chromosome 6, fGouWil2.1, whole genome shotgun sequence contains:
- the LOC114465315 gene encoding uncharacterized protein LOC114465315 encodes the protein MQTSEGKVLVFFDLEATGLDTTSCDIIQISAICGEKAFNCYCLPSKALSESAASVTGFTVKENQLFLNGKLISTTPLLTALEAFIDFLYSFQCPVLLVAHSAMRFDAPVLTRVLRHHSLYVRFQKVVEGFVDTFPLSKRLCSYLPSYSLKYLAQHYLKKTFNAHNAVEDARILQEVFRAWSPGPYKIQMCTSKTSRMF